One Microbacter margulisiae genomic window carries:
- a CDS encoding SIMPL domain-containing protein yields the protein MKATIFSFLFLCSALTLAAQGEKNFIDQNYIEVTGHAEMQVVPDEIYLNIQLNDKDVKGKSLSEIEKSMFASLQQLGINITKDLAVKDVSSNFKNYWILKTGIVLSKEYQLRVHDARTAGRVIVALQQLGISNVSVDRVDHSHMDALRMEVKVNAIKAAQEKAQALAQAIHQNIGKAIYIQELNYNAYTPMLNKSVNMMIRGAATDNANNAPEPNIEFEKIKLEYSILVRFALQ from the coding sequence ATGAAAGCAACAATATTTTCTTTTCTGTTTCTATGCTCGGCATTGACACTTGCAGCCCAGGGCGAAAAAAACTTTATTGACCAAAACTATATTGAAGTGACAGGACATGCCGAAATGCAGGTTGTGCCCGATGAAATCTACCTTAACATTCAGCTTAACGACAAGGATGTCAAAGGCAAATCATTGTCCGAAATCGAGAAAAGCATGTTTGCCTCCCTACAGCAATTAGGTATTAACATCACAAAAGACCTTGCCGTAAAAGATGTGAGCAGCAACTTCAAAAACTATTGGATTCTGAAAACCGGAATTGTTCTTTCCAAGGAATACCAGCTCCGTGTGCATGATGCCCGCACTGCCGGCAGAGTCATTGTAGCCCTACAGCAATTAGGCATTTCTAATGTCTCCGTCGACCGTGTTGACCATAGCCATATGGATGCATTACGCATGGAGGTAAAAGTAAATGCCATAAAGGCAGCTCAGGAAAAAGCGCAAGCTCTTGCCCAGGCAATTCATCAAAATATCGGGAAAGCCATTTACATACAGGAACTCAATTATAATGCCTATACGCCGATGCTGAATAAATCGGTCAACATGATGATACGTGGAGCTGCCACCGACAATGCCAATAATGCACCGGAGCCGAATATTGAATTTGAAAAAATCAAGCTCGAATATTCAATCCTGGTACGTTTCGCGTTGCAATAA
- a CDS encoding DUF1349 domain-containing protein — protein MTKNYSRMKAAMLILLLFGLDAFTAGAQEVKIGTIPYPMHFENHPVGYSVSGSNHLCIAAGPHTDLFIPPGGNGEINSSPRLVFHPDSDFILTAKVTPDFRTKWDAGVLVIYNDRYHYAKFCFEEDYLGQPRVVSVVCNQVADDCNSMAVHQKSVYYRVIGSSKGNTFSLYYSADGKSWYLVRAFQLDAVNHLMIGFSAQSSVGKGCNVDFDQISLQQRKANDFWKGN, from the coding sequence ATGACAAAAAACTATTCCCGGATGAAAGCCGCCATGCTGATTTTACTGCTTTTCGGTTTGGACGCGTTTACCGCCGGAGCCCAGGAGGTGAAAATCGGAACTATCCCCTACCCAATGCATTTTGAAAACCATCCTGTCGGTTATAGCGTGTCCGGCAGCAACCATCTCTGCATTGCAGCCGGACCACACACCGATCTTTTTATTCCACCAGGAGGGAATGGCGAAATCAACTCATCGCCACGGCTGGTGTTTCATCCCGATTCAGACTTTATACTCACAGCGAAAGTTACGCCTGACTTCAGGACTAAATGGGACGCTGGAGTGCTGGTTATTTACAACGACCGTTACCATTATGCCAAATTCTGTTTTGAAGAAGACTATCTGGGACAACCGCGTGTTGTGAGCGTAGTCTGTAACCAGGTGGCCGACGACTGTAATTCAATGGCTGTTCACCAGAAATCGGTTTACTACCGGGTCATTGGTTCCTCTAAAGGCAACACATTTTCCCTTTACTATTCGGCTGACGGGAAATCATGGTACCTTGTGAGGGCCTTTCAGCTCGATGCAGTCAACCACCTGATGATCGGCTTCAGCGCACAATCATCCGTAGGCAAAGGTTGCAATGTCGATTTCGATCAAATCAGTCTTCAACAACGGAAAGCTAATGATTTCTGGAAAGGAAACTAA